A single Ziziphus jujuba cultivar Dongzao chromosome 11, ASM3175591v1 DNA region contains:
- the LOC107432657 gene encoding uncharacterized protein LOC107432657 translates to MASKQHPVITKKNTSSSVSMADFASWYCVIFVLALILLSALKETNSLNRSRSSRYGGNNGDDEAVMMVKGNQVLEKGCDEIYVVGEGETLHSISVKCGDPFIVEQNPHIHDPDDVFPGLVIKITTTIPPPPNHIS, encoded by the coding sequence ATGGCTTCCAAACAACATCCCGTGATCACAAAGAAAAATACATCATCATCAGTCTCCATGGCTGATTTTGCTTCATGGTATTGTGTTATATTTGTATTAGCTCTTATATTGCTAAGTGCTCTGAAAGAGACTAATTCTTTGAATCGTAGTCGTAGTAGTAGATATGGTGGTAATAATGGTGATGATGAGGCTGTGATGATGGTGAAAGGAAACCAGGTTTTGGAGAAAGGTTGTGATGAAATCTATGTTGTTGGAGAAGGTGAGACTCTTCACAGCATTAGTGTTAAGTGTGGTGACCCTTTCATTGTTGAACAAAACCCTCATATTCATGATCCTGATGATGTTTTTCCTGGACTTGTTATTAAGATTACCACTACTATTCCTCCTCCTCCAAACCATATTTCTTGA